One genomic region from Lycorma delicatula isolate Av1 chromosome 1, ASM4794821v1, whole genome shotgun sequence encodes:
- the LOC142317347 gene encoding E3 ubiquitin-protein ligase HERC2-like, whose amino-acid sequence MQSQPPESKPKKESEDSVEKKDHSSDQLPLGSGAAERMWCLEKLRELMCSPLGKLLDIPAFLQTDRVDSSLANLVHSLPQALLRQYEYEDPAVKGGKHLMHSPFFKALGSTCL is encoded by the exons ATGCAG AGTCAGCCTCCTGAATCAAAACCAAAAAAGGAAAGTGAAGATAGTGTTGAGAAAAAAGATCATAGTAGTGACCAACTTCCTCTTGGTTctg GTGCTGCGGAACGAATGTGGTGTTTGGAAAAATTAAGAGAGTTGATGTGTTCACCACTTGGAAAACTTCTTGATATACCTGCATTTCTTCAAACAGATCGAGTTGATTCATCTTTAGCAAATTTAGTACATAGTTTACCTCAAGCATTATTACGTCAGTATGAATATGAAGATCCTGCTGTGAAGGGTGGAAAACATCTTATGCACAGTCCTTTTTTTAAG GCATTGGGTAGCACTTGCTTGTGA